Proteins from one Vibrio pomeroyi genomic window:
- a CDS encoding choline ABC transporter substrate-binding protein: MTTLNIQNVATKTLTTLAISSFAFAANASVEPQQCENVRFADVGWTDITATTAVTSELLKGLGYKTKTDLLSVPVTYSSMANGDIDVFLGNWMPTMEGDIAKYREAGTVETVRANLEGAKYTLAVPKYVYDAGVKSFADLAKHADKFKDRIYGIEPGNDGNRLIQSMIDSDAFGLKDFSLVESSEAGMVSQVSRAARRSQWIVYLGWAPHPMNSNVEMEYLSGGDDFFGPNYGGANVYTNVRSNYLSECSNVGQLLQNLEFTLEMENQLMEEILNQNVKPEKAAQQWLNSNPQQVEAWLDNVKTHKGESATQAVTEYLKQVKA; the protein is encoded by the coding sequence ATGACGACTCTAAATATTCAGAACGTGGCGACAAAAACGTTAACAACACTCGCTATCAGTTCATTTGCATTTGCGGCTAACGCTTCTGTTGAGCCACAGCAATGTGAAAACGTTCGCTTTGCTGATGTCGGTTGGACAGACATCACCGCAACGACGGCAGTCACTTCTGAGCTACTGAAAGGTCTTGGCTACAAAACCAAAACAGACCTGCTTTCAGTACCCGTAACTTACTCTTCTATGGCCAATGGCGACATTGATGTATTCCTAGGTAACTGGATGCCAACTATGGAAGGCGATATTGCTAAATATCGTGAAGCGGGCACCGTTGAAACTGTTCGTGCCAACCTTGAAGGTGCGAAATACACGCTCGCTGTACCCAAGTACGTGTACGACGCCGGTGTGAAAAGCTTCGCAGACCTAGCAAAGCATGCTGACAAATTTAAAGACCGTATCTACGGCATTGAGCCTGGTAACGATGGCAACCGCCTAATCCAATCGATGATCGACTCTGACGCTTTCGGTCTAAAAGATTTCAGCCTAGTTGAATCAAGCGAAGCAGGCATGGTGTCGCAAGTATCACGCGCAGCACGTCGTAGCCAATGGATTGTTTACCTTGGCTGGGCACCACACCCAATGAACAGCAACGTTGAGATGGAATACCTATCTGGTGGTGACGACTTCTTCGGTCCGAACTACGGTGGCGCAAATGTTTACACCAATGTTCGTTCAAACTACCTGTCTGAGTGTTCAAACGTCGGTCAGCTTCTACAGAACCTAGAGTTCACTCTAGAGATGGAAAACCAGTTGATGGAAGAGATTCTGAACCAGAATGTGAAGCCTGAAAAAGCGGCGCAACAATGGTTGAACAGCAATCCACAACAAGTGGAAGCTTGGTTAGACAACGTAAAAACGCATAAAGGTGAATCAGCGACTCAAGCGGTTACTGAATACCTAAAACAAGTTAAAGCTTAG